One genomic region from Candidatus Syntrophosphaera sp. encodes:
- the tyrS gene encoding tyrosine--tRNA ligase has product MRFESELKVIRRGADEIIPLEDMVAKLEKSAQSGTPLRIKFGIDPTGYDVHLGHLVPIRKMRDFQDLGHTGVIIIGDFTAQIGDPTGRDESRPPLTHQEILYNSEKYMDQLYTVLKPEQTEVRYQTEWFGEMGMSDVLKLMGRFTLAQFMAHDTFRTRFEQGLALGMHEIMYPILQGYDSVAINSDVELGATEQKFNILCGRDMQRHFGQEQQVAVLSPILTGTDGVNKMGKSLNNYIAVFDPPNEKFGKVMSIPDSLIVNWFTYAANADEEVLDEVKSELARGTNPMLLKKRLAREIVGFYHGAEAASEAQTAFEKLFSQREIPDDIPDFAVGEDRVRIVKLLTESGLCASGGEAKRLVQGGGVTLDGEKVSSPDLEIEVRDGLVLRAGKRKFLRLRRA; this is encoded by the coding sequence ATGCGTTTCGAGAGTGAATTGAAAGTGATCCGCCGGGGCGCGGACGAGATCATTCCGCTGGAGGACATGGTCGCCAAACTGGAGAAGAGCGCCCAAAGCGGAACTCCGCTCCGGATCAAGTTTGGCATCGATCCCACCGGCTACGACGTGCATCTGGGCCATCTGGTCCCCATCCGCAAGATGCGGGATTTTCAGGACCTGGGGCACACCGGCGTGATCATCATCGGCGATTTCACCGCCCAGATCGGCGATCCGACGGGGCGCGACGAATCCCGGCCCCCGCTCACGCATCAAGAGATCCTCTACAACAGCGAAAAGTACATGGACCAGCTCTACACCGTGCTCAAGCCCGAGCAGACCGAGGTCCGCTACCAGACCGAGTGGTTCGGAGAGATGGGGATGAGCGACGTGCTCAAGCTGATGGGCAGGTTCACCCTGGCCCAGTTCATGGCCCACGACACTTTCCGCACCCGTTTTGAACAGGGTTTGGCGCTGGGCATGCACGAGATCATGTATCCCATCCTGCAGGGCTACGACTCCGTGGCGATAAATTCCGACGTCGAGCTGGGCGCCACCGAGCAGAAATTCAACATCCTCTGCGGCCGCGATATGCAGCGCCATTTCGGCCAGGAGCAGCAGGTGGCGGTGCTTTCGCCCATCCTCACCGGCACGGATGGCGTGAACAAGATGGGCAAATCGCTGAACAACTACATCGCCGTGTTTGACCCGCCCAACGAGAAATTCGGCAAGGTCATGTCCATCCCGGACAGCCTGATCGTCAACTGGTTCACCTACGCCGCCAACGCCGACGAAGAGGTTCTGGACGAGGTGAAAAGCGAACTGGCCAGAGGCACCAATCCCATGCTGCTGAAGAAACGGCTGGCTCGGGAGATCGTGGGCTTCTACCATGGTGCCGAGGCCGCGAGCGAGGCGCAGACAGCCTTTGAGAAGCTTTTTTCCCAGCGCGAGATACCGGATGACATTCCGGATTTCGCGGTCGGAGAAGACCGTGTCCGCATCGTTAAACTGCTGACCGAGAGCGGCTTATGCGCTTCCGGAGGCGAGGCCAAGCGCCTGGTCCAGGGCGGGGGTGTGACCCTCGACGGTGAGAAAGTATCCTCGCCAGACCTGGAGATCGAGGTCCGCGACGGCTTGGTGCTCCGGGCCGGCAAGCGCAAGTTTTTGCGCCTGAGGAGGGCTTGA
- a CDS encoding site-2 protease family protein — protein MLVKHGVTVFVIVLVFYSIILHEISHALVSYWLGDDTAKRMGRLSLNPLRHIDWFGTVLLPLLMYFTAGVIYGYAKPVPLNPYNYRNIKRDTGLSALAGPTTNILIAILFALIFHLNKGAQFIPVVCFYVVFFNLLLAFFNLIPVPPLDGSKVLGMFLPDEAYYKWMAQERKGMMILFAVIIVSSLLRLNIVGRLILPPIILVMNLLGVG, from the coding sequence ATGCTGGTCAAGCACGGCGTGACCGTGTTCGTGATCGTATTGGTGTTCTATTCCATCATCCTGCACGAGATCAGCCATGCCCTGGTCTCCTACTGGCTGGGCGACGACACGGCCAAGCGCATGGGCCGGCTGAGCCTCAACCCGCTCAGGCACATAGATTGGTTCGGGACGGTGCTTTTGCCGCTGTTGATGTACTTCACGGCCGGGGTGATCTACGGCTATGCCAAGCCGGTGCCGCTGAATCCCTATAATTACCGCAACATCAAGCGGGACACGGGCTTGTCCGCTTTGGCTGGCCCCACGACCAACATCCTGATCGCCATCCTCTTCGCCCTGATCTTCCATCTCAATAAAGGGGCGCAGTTCATTCCCGTGGTCTGCTTCTACGTGGTGTTCTTCAACCTGCTGCTGGCCTTTTTCAACCTGATCCCGGTCCCACCGCTGGACGGGTCCAAGGTTTTGGGGATGTTTCTGCCGGACGAGGCCTACTACAAATGGATGGCCCAGGAGCGCAAGGGGATGATGATCCTCTTCGCGGTCATCATCGTTTCCAGCCTGCTGCGGCTGAACATCGTGGGCCGGCTGATCCTGCCGCCGATCATTCTGGTGATGAACCTGCTGGGCGTGGGCTAA
- the glnA gene encoding type I glutamate--ammonia ligase — MDKKKIIDLINKERVKAIDLKYCGLDGRWYHITFPARGLEEVLQYGVPFDGSSIPGMRSVESGDMVLMPDISTAQLDPFYETPTLRFICSICDAETRIGVQKDPRSVALRAHDFLLSTGIADLSTWIPELEFHLFDTVEYNSDEFSSGYTVTSAECKDALPFDFEDDDAVAQQGRKGYHMDTPFDRYYELRQAMVDRIEEQGIKVRYHHHEVGLSSQQEIETELLAFPKICDDTMVMKDIIRRTALEFGLTATFMPKPVYNQAGNGMHFHMMLHKRGKNIFYKKGGYADLSDKAIWFIGGILKHGRALVAFTNPSTNSFKRLLPGFEAPVKLFYGLANRSAAIRIPRYANTPESKRFEFRTGDATCNPYFAMSALLLAGLDGILNKTDPAKSNLGPYDDNVFAWSEQKKAKLLSIPANLKEAMECLEQDHQFLLQGGVFNEELIESHIKHKLIEHEAVANRVHPHELLLYYNL, encoded by the coding sequence ATGGACAAGAAAAAAATCATCGACCTGATCAACAAGGAAAGGGTCAAAGCGATCGACCTCAAATACTGCGGCCTGGACGGACGCTGGTATCACATCACCTTCCCCGCGCGCGGGCTGGAAGAGGTCCTTCAATACGGCGTGCCCTTCGACGGCTCCTCGATCCCGGGCATGCGCAGCGTGGAATCCGGAGACATGGTATTGATGCCGGACATCAGCACGGCGCAGCTGGACCCGTTCTATGAGACGCCGACCCTGCGCTTCATCTGCTCCATCTGCGACGCGGAGACCAGGATTGGCGTGCAAAAAGACCCCCGCAGTGTGGCCCTCAGGGCGCATGATTTCCTGCTTTCCACCGGCATCGCGGACCTGAGCACCTGGATCCCCGAGCTGGAATTCCATCTCTTTGACACCGTGGAATATAACAGCGATGAATTCTCCAGCGGCTACACCGTCACCTCGGCAGAATGCAAGGACGCCCTGCCCTTCGATTTTGAGGATGACGACGCCGTGGCCCAGCAAGGCCGGAAAGGCTATCACATGGACACCCCCTTCGACCGCTATTACGAGCTTCGCCAGGCCATGGTGGACCGCATCGAGGAACAGGGGATCAAGGTCCGCTACCACCACCACGAGGTGGGGCTGAGTTCCCAGCAGGAGATCGAGACCGAATTGCTGGCCTTTCCCAAGATCTGCGACGACACCATGGTGATGAAGGACATCATCCGCCGCACCGCTCTGGAATTCGGGCTCACGGCCACCTTCATGCCCAAGCCGGTCTACAACCAGGCCGGGAACGGCATGCATTTCCACATGATGCTGCACAAGCGCGGCAAGAACATATTCTATAAGAAAGGCGGCTATGCCGACCTCTCCGACAAGGCGATCTGGTTCATCGGCGGCATCCTCAAGCACGGGCGGGCCCTGGTGGCCTTCACCAATCCCAGCACCAACAGCTTCAAGCGCCTGCTGCCGGGTTTCGAAGCCCCAGTGAAGCTCTTTTACGGCCTGGCCAACCGCAGCGCCGCCATCCGCATCCCCAGATATGCCAACACGCCGGAAAGCAAGCGTTTCGAATTCCGCACCGGAGACGCCACCTGCAATCCCTATTTCGCGATGAGCGCCCTGCTGCTGGCCGGATTGGACGGCATCCTGAACAAGACCGACCCCGCCAAATCCAACCTCGGGCCCTATGACGACAACGTCTTTGCCTGGAGCGAACAGAAAAAGGCCAAGCTGCTCTCCATTCCCGCCAACCTGAAAGAGGCCATGGAATGCCTGGAGCAGGACCACCAGTTTTTGCTGCAGGGGGGTGTTTTCAACGAGGAACTGATCGAATCCCACATCAAGCACAAACTCATTGAGCATGAGGCAGTTGCGAACCGGGTCCATCCCCACGAACTGCTGCTTTACTATAATCTTTAA